A part of Cryptococcus neoformans var. neoformans JEC21 chromosome 4 sequence genomic DNA contains:
- a CDS encoding splicing factor SF1, putative: MWRPAAKTTGTNDVPLANKRRFGLPEEGPPSNSPSYAPRPAADIQYFNGRQERERDARDDRERPRDDYDRRRDDYVRDDRDRRYDDYPRDGHSDRRDERSKWDEGDRREAPRGRERSRDRGDSNEDGPRKRRSRWGDASAKVNVPGMPVAVMGNVSQTELDNYAIHVRLEEINRKLRTGDVVPPEGQRSPSPTPQYDAYGRRTNTRELRYRKKLEDERTRLIDRAVKSDPNFRPPVDFQHKRGSRPQDKVYIPVKEFPEINFFGLLVGPRGNSLKKMERESGAKISIRGKGSVKEGKGRAGNFPQDEEDELHCLITADDESKVKTCVALINKVIETAASTPEGENDHKRNQLRELASLNGTLRDDENQLCQNCGEKGHRRWECPQQRVYSANVICRICGGAGHMARDCRGRGDPSLTQNKQTAFDSEYTALMAELGEGGGSTPGSAPAAAIGAPGAIPPQSRVPPWRLPENWQTNSGGFRGPPNFQAQGYQQAAPGAAAYGQQAYPGYAGYQTGAVSGYGSPATGGADAYAAYYASMGQQAPAAAV, from the exons ATGTGGAGACCAGCTGCAAAGACAACCGGCACGAACGAC GTCCCTCTCGCAAACAAGCGACGCTTCGGTCTCCCCGAAGAAGGTCCTCCCTCTAATTCACCTTCCTACGCACCTCGTCCTGCTGCCGATATTCAGTATTTCAACGGCCGACAAGAGCGCGAACGTGATGCTCGGGATGACAGAGAGAGGCCAAGGGATGATTACGACAGAAGGAGGGATGATTATGTGCGAGACGATAGGGACAGAAGATATGACGACTACCCTAGGGATGGACACAGTGACAGACGAGACGAGAGGTCGAAGTGGGATGAAGGGGATAGGAGAGAGGCTCCCAGAGGCCGTGAGCGTTCTAGGGATCGAGGAGACTCAAATGAAG ATGGCCCGCGGAAGCGTCGATCTCGATGGGGCGACGCTTCAGCCAAAGTCAATGTTCCTGGAATGCCTGTCGCTGTCATGGGTAATGTTTCTCAGACAGAACTTGACAATTATGCTATTCACGTCCGTCTCGAGGAGATCAATCGCAAACTGAGGACCGGTGATGTCGTACCCCCCGAGGGTCAGcgttctccatctccaactCCTCAATACGATGCCTACGGACGCAGGACCAATACAAGGGAATTGAGATATCGCAAGAAACTGGAAGATGAGCGTACGAGATTAATTGATCGAGCGGTCAAGTCAGACCCCAATTTCCGACCCCCTGTGGACTTCCAGCATAAACGAGGTTCTCGACCTCAAGACAAAGTCTACATTCCTGTCAAAGAATTCCCTGAGATCAACTTTTTCGGTTTGCTCGTTGGTCCTCGTGGTAATTCTCTcaaaaagatggaaagggaaagcgGTGCCAAAATCAGCATCCGGGGTAAGGGAAGCGTCAAGGAGGGTAAGGGAAGGGCCGGTAACTTCCCccaggatgaggaggatgaattGCACTGTTTGATCACCGCCGACGATGAGAGCAAGGTCAAGACTTGTGTCGCCCTGATCAACAAGGTTATAGAAACT GCTGCGTCCACCCCTGAAGGCGAAAATGATCATAAGCGAAACCAGCTTCGAGAATTGGCTTCGCTTAACGGTACTCTTCGAGACGACGAAAACCAGCTTTGCCAAAACTGTGGCGAAAAAGGCCACAGGCGTTGGGAATGCCCACAACAGAGAGTGTATAGCGCCAATGTCATCTGTCGTATTTGTGGCGGAG CCGGCCATATGGCACGAGATTGCCGCGGTCGTGGTGATCCAAGCCTTACTCAGAATAAACAAACTGCTTTCGATTCAGAGTACACTGCACTTATGGCAGAGCTCGGcgaaggtggtggatcCACGCCAGGCTCCgctcctgctgctgccatTGGCGCTCCTGGTGCTATTCCACCCCAGAGTAGGGTCCCCCCTTGGAGGCTTCCCGAAAATTGGCAGACCA ACTCTGGTGGTTTCCGTGGTCCCCCCAATTTCCAAGCTCAGGGCTACCAGCAAGCCGCCCCAGGTGCTGCTGCCTACGGTCAACAAGCTTACCCGGGTTACGCCGGTTACCAGACTGGCGCCGTGAGTGGATATGGAAGTCCCGCCACCGGTGGTGCTGACGCCTATGCCGC GTACTATGCCTCTATGGGGCAACAAGCTCCTGCCGCTGCTGTCTGA